From the genome of Delphinus delphis chromosome 8, mDelDel1.2, whole genome shotgun sequence, one region includes:
- the LOC132430314 gene encoding LOW QUALITY PROTEIN: olfactory receptor 5B21-like (The sequence of the model RefSeq protein was modified relative to this genomic sequence to represent the inferred CDS: deleted 3 bases in 2 codons; substituted 1 base at 1 genomic stop codon) — protein sequence MQVIEVVNLAKLKLTSVENSTEATEFILLGFTDDPNLQVPLLLVFLFIYLITLVGNRGMVLVIYSDSHLHTPMSFFLSNLSFVDPGHSSAVAPQTVAALHSGNKLISHNGCAPQSFFFVGFATVKCYLLASTACDPRAVLCRPLHYTSTMIAGVYALLRLGSYVCGFLNACGFLNACIHSADTFRLSFCGSNGMNHFFCEVPPLLALSCSNTGMSKLVAFFVVGQCLFHLLVILISYFFIYMAVXWRHSAEGRKKAFSTFASHLTAISILYGTIIFMYLQPSSTQSMDMDKIASVFYTVVIPMLNPLVYSLRNKEVKHTLWKILNKLNSQSLSVSRK from the exons GCTAAATTGAAGTTAACCTCAGTGGAGAATAGCACAGAAGCAACAGAGTTCATCCTCTTGGGATTCACAGATGACCCCAACCTCCAGGTTCCCCTCCTCCTGGTATTTTTGTTCATCTACCTCATCACTTTGGTTGGGAATCGG GGGATGGTGCTGGTCATCTACTCAGACTCCCACCTCCACACTCCAATGTCCTTCTTCCTCAGCAACCTTTCCTTTGTCGATCCGGGTCACTCCTCAGCCGTAGCTCCCCAGACGGTGGCTGCACTGCACTCAGGAAACAAACTCATCTCCCACAATGGATGTGCTCCTCAGTCCTTCTTCTTTGTGGGTTTTGCCACCGTCAAGTGCTACCTCCTGGCCTCCACGGCCTGTGACCCCCGTGCAGTGCTGTGTAGGCCCCTTCATTACACCAGCACCATGATAGCAGGTGTGTATGCCCTCCTGAGGCTGGGCTCCTATGTCTGTGGCTTCCTCAATGCCTGTGGCTTCCTCAATGCCTGCATCCACTCAGCAGACACCTTCAGACTCTCCTTCTGTGGTTCAAATGGGATGAATCACTTTTTCTGCGAAGTCCCTCCACTCCTGGCTCTCTCGTGCTCCAACACAGGCATGAGCAAGCTGGTGGCCTTCTTTGTCGTGGGCCAGTGTCTTTTTCAC CTCCTGGTCATCCTTATCTCTTACTTCTTCATATACATGGCCGTTTGATGGAGGCATTCtgcggaaggaaggaagaaagcctTCTCCACCTTTGCGTCCCATCTCACGGCCATCTCCATTTTGTATGGAACAATCATCTTCATGTACTTACAGCCCAGCTCCACCCAGTCCATGGACATGGACAAAATAGCATCTGTATTTTACACGGTGGTGATTCCCATGCTGAACCCCTTGGTCTACAGTCTTAGGAACAAAGAAGTGAAACATACTCTCTGGAAAATACTCAACAAACTTAATTCCCAGTCTTTAAGTGTGAGTAGGAAGTAG